The Hyperthermus butylicus DSM 5456 genome includes a region encoding these proteins:
- a CDS encoding dolichol kinase translates to MSVLDAYAVEPGLLISDLLRSLPLAAWVLFVVYGLARWSYEWAKARWGESVGVYFARKVIHMAAGGVVALLLPFVFREPWIPFLLGLALAAYVYMPHRTGKLMEWFQDPSNISEVYYCLSWGLAVLVAWPLNVWLAVFPLFLMSFGDGVTGIIRGIRQRRRVKSWDGTIGFMAVSIPVGAAIFGVVGALTAIIAALVEKQGLIDDNISVPLVSLAILLAAHAAGILPAAPVTV, encoded by the coding sequence GTGTCGGTGCTCGACGCTTATGCTGTCGAGCCCGGGCTTTTGATCAGTGATCTCCTACGGAGCCTGCCGCTCGCAGCCTGGGTACTATTTGTCGTGTATGGGCTTGCCCGGTGGAGCTACGAGTGGGCCAAGGCTAGGTGGGGCGAGAGCGTCGGGGTTTACTTTGCTAGGAAGGTTATCCACATGGCTGCCGGTGGCGTCGTAGCGCTGCTCTTACCGTTCGTGTTCCGCGAGCCCTGGATACCATTCCTCCTAGGCCTCGCCCTCGCAGCCTACGTATACATGCCGCACAGGACTGGCAAGCTGATGGAGTGGTTCCAGGATCCGAGCAATATCAGCGAGGTCTACTACTGCCTCAGCTGGGGACTAGCGGTGCTCGTAGCCTGGCCCCTCAATGTCTGGCTAGCCGTGTTCCCACTATTCCTAATGAGCTTTGGCGACGGTGTAACCGGGATAATCAGGGGGATAAGGCAGAGGCGCCGCGTAAAGAGCTGGGATGGCACCATAGGCTTCATGGCTGTATCAATACCTGTCGGTGCCGCGATATTCGGCGTTGTAGGCGCGCTCACAGCGATAATCGCGGCATTGGTAGAGAAGCAGGGCCTCATAGATGATAATATTAGTGTGCCACTGGTAAGCCTCGCAATACTGCTAGCTGCACACGCTGCAGGCATACTGCCAGCAGCACCCGTAACCGTCTAG
- a CDS encoding metallophosphoesterase: MLVGLVSDTHDDVSAARRAAEVFSRHGVEVVLHLGDVVAPFTLKVFGEAGIRRLYAVYGNNCGERLGLQRLAVQYGYRIEEWPLLVEAGNRRILMLHGVGSQEKTRELVEALAASQRYDVVAYGHTHQVDVRRVGGVLVVNPGEACGCLTGRKTVAILDTETLSVEIVELS; this comes from the coding sequence ATGCTTGTAGGCCTTGTAAGTGATACCCACGACGACGTCTCCGCAGCTCGTCGTGCAGCTGAGGTATTCTCTCGGCACGGCGTCGAAGTCGTACTACACCTTGGCGATGTTGTTGCGCCCTTTACACTGAAGGTGTTTGGAGAGGCTGGGATAAGGAGGCTCTACGCCGTCTACGGTAACAATTGCGGCGAGAGGCTAGGCCTTCAGAGGCTAGCGGTCCAGTACGGCTACCGTATCGAGGAGTGGCCCCTGCTCGTGGAGGCTGGTAACCGTAGAATACTCATGCTCCACGGCGTGGGAAGCCAGGAGAAAACACGGGAGCTCGTAGAGGCTCTCGCTGCGAGCCAGCGCTACGACGTAGTAGCCTACGGGCACACCCACCAGGTTGATGTGAGGAGGGTCGGCGGGGTTCTCGTGGTTAACCCTGGCGAGGCGTGTGGCTGCTTAACCGGGAGAAAGACTGTGGCGATACTTGATACCGAGACTCTTAGCGTCGAAATAGTGGAGCTGAGCTAG
- a CDS encoding winged helix-turn-helix transcriptional regulator: MRPEKAMIAKTSGRNGGSTASSQAAGGPEVVLGEGVLDDRDKAILHLLAREGVIGVSEIARRLALGKSVVWRKLQKLTAMGLVERVVVNGRPLYRLRPVEEPRN, from the coding sequence GTGAGGCCGGAGAAAGCCATGATAGCTAAGACTAGTGGCAGGAATGGCGGCTCAACGGCTTCGAGCCAAGCTGCTGGGGGACCAGAGGTCGTGCTGGGAGAGGGTGTACTCGACGACCGGGATAAGGCTATCCTGCATCTCCTGGCTAGGGAGGGTGTTATAGGTGTGAGTGAGATTGCTAGGAGGCTTGCCTTGGGCAAGTCTGTTGTGTGGAGGAAGCTCCAGAAACTAACAGCTATGGGGCTTGTCGAGAGAGTAGTTGTTAACGGCAGGCCACTCTATAGGCTGAGACCGGTGGAGGAGCCTAGAAACTAG
- a CDS encoding ATP:cob(I)alamin adenosyltransferase, whose product MQKTDKPGCTGLYTEALVAGKTIIVPKHSPVIEAYGYMEEAEALIARARMEVPQELVWRLERIQRAIRLLPAVLAGAIKPEDAVKPVIEAGEGLDEPGGWSLTGCGPGDPDIVLASVKLRAAERSISKAVEEGLVPRDLAEQLSAIITMISYTLYTIHWKLCSIHGGVTARESRGLLAN is encoded by the coding sequence GTGCAGAAGACCGATAAGCCAGGCTGCACGGGGCTCTACACAGAGGCGCTAGTAGCCGGTAAGACCATCATTGTGCCAAAACATAGCCCGGTAATCGAAGCCTATGGCTACATGGAGGAGGCTGAGGCGCTAATAGCACGTGCAAGAATGGAGGTACCCCAAGAGCTTGTCTGGAGGCTCGAGAGGATACAGAGGGCTATCAGGCTGCTACCAGCAGTCCTAGCCGGCGCTATAAAGCCAGAGGACGCCGTTAAGCCTGTCATCGAGGCTGGTGAGGGCCTCGACGAGCCCGGGGGCTGGAGCCTTACTGGCTGCGGGCCGGGCGACCCCGACATAGTGCTTGCATCGGTTAAGCTCCGCGCAGCCGAGAGAAGCATCTCCAAGGCCGTAGAAGAGGGGCTCGTACCGAGAGACCTGGCTGAGCAGCTCTCAGCCATCATAACGATGATCAGCTACACACTCTACACGATACACTGGAAGCTATGCAGCATACACGGCGGCGTCACGGCCCGGGAATCACGAGGCCTCCTAGCCAACTAG
- a CDS encoding Mth938-like domain-containing protein — MVQPRVEGTGFGYIVINGACYEYDVVIYPDGTVARRPKYLSSSRKNVYGHTPLSRREAEHILSKAGQVDYIVIGTGQYGALPVEDDAKELFSARAKLVLKPTRQAIEEYNRLAGEGHRVLAVFHVTC, encoded by the coding sequence GTGGTGCAGCCGCGGGTTGAGGGCACAGGTTTTGGCTACATAGTTATCAACGGTGCATGCTACGAGTATGACGTCGTAATATACCCTGATGGCACTGTTGCTCGTAGACCGAAATACCTCTCCTCCAGCAGGAAGAACGTCTATGGACACACACCCCTCAGCCGGAGGGAGGCTGAGCACATACTATCCAAGGCAGGCCAGGTAGACTACATTGTCATCGGCACGGGTCAGTACGGAGCACTACCCGTCGAAGACGATGCTAAGGAGTTATTCTCAGCCCGTGCAAAGCTGGTGTTGAAGCCAACACGCCAAGCCATAGAGGAGTATAACAGGCTGGCAGGGGAGGGACACCGTGTCTTAGCAGTATTCCACGTCACGTGCTAG
- a CDS encoding universal stress protein yields the protein MPYSCILVGYDGSNASRRAVNRAIEIAKALGSKLVIATVIPPPTVFLGELMVPEHIDMSMFEEQARKSLEALVREVREAAGLEHVKHVLLVGDQAEELVRYAEENGCDLIVVGRRGRGSLERLILGSVSSKVISLSHRVDVLVVEAHGEA from the coding sequence GTGCCGTATAGCTGCATCCTTGTGGGCTACGATGGTAGTAATGCCTCTCGTAGAGCGGTTAATAGGGCTATAGAGATAGCTAAGGCTCTCGGCTCAAAGCTTGTCATTGCGACCGTGATACCGCCGCCAACAGTGTTCCTTGGCGAGCTCATGGTGCCAGAGCATATTGACATGTCTATGTTCGAGGAGCAGGCCCGCAAGAGTCTTGAGGCGCTCGTCCGCGAGGTTAGGGAGGCAGCTGGCCTCGAGCACGTCAAGCATGTTCTCCTGGTTGGGGATCAAGCTGAGGAGCTGGTACGCTATGCAGAAGAGAACGGGTGCGACCTGATAGTAGTGGGGCGCCGTGGCAGGGGTAGCCTGGAGAGGCTGATACTTGGAAGCGTCTCCAGCAAGGTCATATCGCTAAGCCATAGGGTGGATGTGCTGGTAGTTGAGGCTCACGGTGAAGCCTAG
- a CDS encoding amino acid ABC transporter permease yields the protein MELLQRIAELLSEPRYVSLLAEGIRNTLILTAASFTMGFALGTLIAIGRLYGPRPLRWLLAGYVELIRGTPMLLQLFILYYALPQAGISLAAMTAAILGMGLNSAAYQSEYLRASLRAVHTGQWEAALALGMTRWQAITSIILPIGLRTAIPALTNELVYLLKYSSIAYFLAVVELVYAGKIIGSETFAYLEVYTIIALVYLAFSLAITRTMKRLEKKVAIPGLAVSAAERLQ from the coding sequence TTGGAGCTGCTGCAACGTATAGCAGAGCTGCTCTCGGAGCCCCGCTATGTGAGCCTACTCGCCGAAGGCATACGGAACACGCTCATACTCACAGCAGCCTCCTTCACTATGGGCTTCGCACTCGGAACCCTCATAGCGATTGGTAGGCTCTACGGCCCCAGGCCCCTCCGCTGGCTCCTAGCCGGCTACGTCGAGCTGATACGTGGCACGCCAATGCTGCTCCAGCTCTTCATACTATACTACGCGCTCCCCCAGGCCGGGATAAGCCTTGCCGCCATGACAGCCGCTATACTCGGCATGGGCCTCAACAGCGCAGCATACCAGTCCGAGTATCTCCGTGCCTCCCTACGCGCAGTCCACACGGGACAGTGGGAAGCAGCCCTAGCCCTAGGCATGACCAGGTGGCAAGCAATAACCAGCATCATACTCCCAATAGGGCTCCGCACAGCAATACCAGCACTAACCAACGAGCTAGTATACCTCCTCAAATATTCCTCAATAGCCTACTTCCTAGCAGTGGTAGAGCTCGTCTACGCTGGCAAGATAATAGGCTCGGAGACCTTCGCCTACCTCGAAGTCTACACGATCATAGCACTAGTCTACCTAGCATTCTCCCTAGCAATAACAAGGACCATGAAACGGCTCGAAAAGAAGGTCGCCATACCAGGCCTAGCTGTTAGCGCGGCTGAGAGGCTGCAATAA